The genome window tatgttttggttttctttggggATAGATGAAAAACGCATTTCACTGATCGGTAAACACAGCCCCTCTCTCATTTGCCTGTATAGGTAGCTAGCAACCAAACTGTCTGTCCTACCATTTTATCACCTATCCAATTCCACCCCTTTATACTGTCCAACTTCTCCTTTCTACCAAGATATAATATAGTAGGTATGAGCAGGGTAGCTTGGTCCTATTAACATGGGAAGGTCTTGTAGAAGAGGTAtatggagggaagaggagaacttttgcttccctctttctccttAGTCTGGATATGTGCCTTATGAGTGAACTGGTCTGGTGAGATAGCGACAGGGGCATGGGAAAGAACTTGCTGAGCAATAGTACAGGAATAACCATGGAGCCATCTAGGATTGGGGTGCAGGTGAGGTGGGCAGAAAGGCTTTTACAGTTTATTGTATAGCTTCACAAACCACATGGTGAATGATCAAAGATATCTTCTcaagatggtgatgatgaaaaTGGCACCCACAGATCTTAGAGGAAGTCGCTGAATTTGAGCAGGGCACAgagcacagcacacagcgggcagtcAATAAATTCACATTGAATAAAACGTCCTTAAGCCTCCGCATATGTCACATCATGCTCATGTTTAAGTCTCTCCAAACTTTTCCTTTCAAGTAAGTGGGGAAACATGAAAGTGGGAAGGGAAAATTGAGAAGATGTTAGGGAAATTTTGGCCAGTGACTATGAGGAAGAATCATAAGAGAGCTAGAGAGAAAAAAGTATGGCCAAACAAGAGCCAAAACTTTAAGTGCATCTAAAGATTGCAACTATGAAAGGAATAAGACTCCCCGGAGAGTCTGTTTGCATACAAATTTGGGTAGACTTTTTATACAGGAGCAAAAAGAAAGGTCTGAGCTCCGAGCCCTTAAAGGTCAGCTTACCACATCAGTTTCTGCCATTTGCCTACCAAACCAGCCTATCCTCCCAGCCCCGGCAGGAAGAACGTGGCCTTTGAGAAGGAGGGGCTCACATGCCTCACCCCATGTCTACATGTTTATCTCTGCAGAGAGGCTCTCAGACCCTAGCCCGGGCATTCCTCTCACTTAGGAAACACAAAAGCCCTATCCCCATCTCACAAGGTCTCTGCTCTCTACAGGAAGGGCGAACACTTTCACCATCAATTGCTCAGGTTTTGATCAGCATGGGGTGGACCCTCTTGCCTTCCGAACTGTATTTAAACAGAAGAACTTCCGTCCAGTCATCAATTATAGCATCCCTACTCAGGTCAACATCTCCTTCACTCTGTCTGCCATCCTGGAAGTGGTAAGTTCTGACAACATTTTTTTCCATAGGCTGCTAATAGGGAACAAAGTGTCTTAACCCTGTTAACCCAATGTTGCACTGGTCCAGTGGTGAGCAATGAGTCCCCTGAATGGATGTTGTACAAATTAGATGTTCATCCTATGGGATGGAGATACACGAAGGGGAATGCTGCAGTGACATTTCTGCAGGGAACACTTGTCCTTGAGTCCTGCCCTTATggggatactagaggcccggtgcatgaaattcatgcacgggggcgggggggtgtccctcagcccaacctgcaccctctccaatctgggacccctagagggatgtccaactgtcccattgggatcgggcctaaacgggcagtcggacatccctctcacaatccaggactgctggctcccaactgcttgcctgcctgccttcctgattgcccctaaccacttctgcctcccagcctgatcaccccctaaccactcccctgccagcctgattgatgcctaactgctcccctgccagcctgtttgcccctaactgccctcccctgcaggcctggtcacccccaactgctctcccctgcaggcctgagtccccccaactgccctaccctgcaggcccggttgcccccaacttccctcttctgccggcctggtcacccctaactgtcttcccctgcaggcttgatcgcccccaagtcccctcccttgcaggcctggtccctcccaactgccctctccttctggccatcctgtggtggccatcttgtgtccacatgggggcaggatctttgaccacatgggggcagccatcttgtgtgttggagtgatggtcaatctgcatattactcttttattagataagattctataaaaaacatatttccagTGAGTCCCCATGCTGTTTTCCCCCTATACTTTTCCTTCAGCCTACATTTTTCTGACCTACCTTTCATTTGGAACTTGTGAATGAGAAGCTGAACTGTCACATAGGACCACTTAGGAAACAAAGGGAGGAGATAGACTAGGACCTGATTTTGTATCATTAATCATCCTAaaattaatgtgtgtttttttatttgtttgtttggtcagGATGCACAACTTCAGCTGCTGACATCATTTCTGTGGTTAGATTTGGTATGTAActtctgctttcttctctctttctccttccctttttttctggCTTTGTTGCAAAAATCACATTTGTTGCAATTGACAGTGCCCAAAGGCATAGACACATCCAACCAGAACGGGGCCAATGCTGATGAAAAATAGTTTTCTGGGCTGCCAATCAAAGACAGATGGAAAATACAGGAAGAAGGACAATACAGTTGGAAGCCTCCGTGGAAGTTTCAGGGCCCAAATGTATCTAACACCCAGCTTAAGATTTCCCTTAGTGGAAAGTGAAATCCAGTAAGACTTTGTTAATTAGAGAAGGGGAGGCATTATCGTGAGGATAAGAAGACAAATCAGAGTTCAAAATGAGCTCAGAAAAGCAGCATGCATAACAACGTGCATAGTATGATTCTATctgcataaataaaaataatgctggaatatgtattattttttttctagaatgatACACAAGAAACTGTTAATAATGGAACTGAGTTGGGTACATGGACTGAGTTGGAGTGTTGAGGAGGGAGAAGacttctttttatattataactTTCTGGAATGGttgaattttttcatatatcCTTAGTAcatacatttagaaaatatacatacatatgtatatatttttaagggaGTGGAAGGGCAGGAGATGCTGACATAACTAGCTCCAGGTTCCAGCCATACCATCCCTCTGTGTCTTGTGCTCTAGACCTGGAATAACCCATTCATCAGCTGGGACCCAGAAGAATGTGGTCATATCAATCAACTCACCGTGACAACTGAGAACCTGTGGCTCCCAGACATCTTCATTGTGGAATCGTGGGTATCAGGGAGGGAAAACCCTTCTGCAAGGAGAAGACCAGGGTAGTGCAGGGCAAACCCATTCTGTGGGGCCACTAAAAATGGGTTTTGGAGAGGAGCACAATCACAGCTTGCTAATTTCTCCCCTAGAAATTGGAAAGTGGTGGGCACAAAAGATGGCAGAGTGGCCATAATAAGCAACGTTGGGAAGCCCTACCTTAAGAGAGAAACTTAAACTGGTGTGTAACCCAGagcatttccctccctcccctcctgctacCTAGCATGGATATGGATCAGACCATGGAAGGCCTCTCTGCATATGTGACTAGTGACGGTCACATTGTATATAGCAAACCAATGCGGGTGACCAGCATCtgtagactggacatcttctacTTCCCCTTTGACCAGCAGAACTGCACGTTCACTTTTAGCTCTTTCCTCTACACAGGTGAGTGGCAGTAGAGGTTCTGGTTTGAGGTAAAATGAGATCAACCAGTGGGGCAACAAAAAAGTACACATAAGCAAAGTCATTTTTATGCATAAAAAGGGACAGTTGAGTATTTGCTAGTTGGGGAGGATCTGGATGGTGGGGTGGGGAACTTAGGCTGGGACAAGACTTCCTGAGAAAGCCCAGAATCAAAAACAGGCAATTGAGCAGCAAGGAAGTGATGTTATAGGGCAGTCTGAAAGAGGTAGCTAAAACAGTTTTCTAATTCATCTCGGAGCCCTGCCCAAGTCGGGACTGAAAGTATGTTGAATGAACGTTTGTCTCCCTTGCAGTGGAAAACATGTTGCTGGGCATGGAAAAGGAAGTGTGGGAGATAGCGGATACCTCGCGTGACATTGTCAGCACACACGGGCAGTGGGAGCTCCTGGGCATCAACAAGGCCAACCCAAAGATGTCTGTGGGCTCTAGTCTCTTTGACCAGATCATGTTCTATGTAAGCCCAGAGATTTAGGAAGGGATATCCATCCCCCAGACCTCCATCATGGGATCTCTTGCTTCTTGCCCCAAGACCAGAAAGGCCCTGGGCACCATAACTTtcattcttcctctctcctgaGTCCCCCAAAGCAGTCCCTTTTTCTTAACCTGTCAGCTCtggccttggttttctttggtggGCATGGGGGAGTCTTGTTAGTCATATATAAGCTGCTCCTCGTCATTCAGCCCCAGAAGTAGCCCTTGTTGTGAGGAGGACACCAATAAAGGAAGGGGCTGGAGCCATCCTTAGGTCTCCTAGCTTCACCTggctctctgctctctcctccccaccaggtGGCCATCAGGCGCAGATCCAGACGCTATGTCATAAACCTTCTGGTGCCCAGTAGCTTTCTGATGGTCATTGATGCCCtcagcttcttcctgccagcAGAAAGCGAGAATCGTGCTCCATTCAAGATAACCCTTCTGCTGGGCTACAATGTCTTCCTGCTCATGATGAATAAACTACTCCCTGCCAGTGGCACCCCCCTCATCAGTATGCATCCCTCACCCAACTATTgggtaatgagaagaagaaaaaaaggagacagggTAGGCAGGTGACCTGGCTAGACCTGCTGAGCAGATAAggcaaaaaggaggaagaaatcaTCCTAGAAAAGGCTCTCTGTGTGagacagagaaaaggagggagggagaggtccTTCTGGACCTGCCTCACTCTGGCGTGCTCTCACCCCCACCCTAGGTGTCTACTTTGCCCTGTGCCTGTCACTGATGGTGGTCAGCTTGCTGGAGACCATCTTTATCACCTACTTGCTGCACCTGGCCaacacccagcccccacccatgcccgGTTGGCTCCACTCTCTGCTCCACTACTGCACCAGCCCAAAGATACTCTGCCCCACTGCACTCTGGAAGGAGAATGTGGGCCCAGGACTCTCCCCAACCCACCTGCCTGGTAAGAGAAGTCACACTGCCCACACTCTCTGAACTTTCGCAACCGCTCATTTCTCTAATCATATTTCCATCCCACTTCATGGCTAAGTCTCTGACCTCTCCGCAGGCCTGACACAGCCCAGGGAGTTGGTAGGGAAGAATCTGGAGCCCAGAGAGGCAGAGCTAACTGGGGGCTCAAGAATGACAAAGACCCAGCTAACTGACCTGTGGGTACAGTTCAGCCACATGATGGACACCTTCCTCTTTCGCCTCTACCTGCTCTTCTTGGCCTCCACAATCATCACAGTCATCGTCCTCTGGAATTCCTAGGAGCTGAGATCTAATGTACCAGAGAACCTTCAGCCTCAATGACCACCTCAGACCCCGCTCTTCTGCACACGCAGTCCCTGCTCCAGCCCTCCCTGGGCTTAAAGAGAATCACTGCTACTTTCTCAGAAACAAgaaataccacacacacacacctacagccagttttgctcaatggatagagcatcagccttgtgactgaagggtcccatgttcgatttcGGTCAtaggcacatgccccgggttgtgggctcgatccctagtggggagcatgcaggaggcagccaatcaatgattctctctcatcattgatgtttctatctttctctccctctcccttcctctctgaaatcaacaaaaatatattaaatttttaaaaaaagaaatagcatggaatggaaaatggtacagatactttaaaaaacagtttggcagctccTCAAGTGTTGAACATAGAGTTACTATATAACCTAGCAATGCCATTCCCACATAtaaatccaaaagaaataaagacatatgctcacacaaaaatttgtactcaaatgttcatagcagcattattcataatagctaaaaagaaaaaagaagtggaaacaaaccaaatatctattaactgatgaatggaaataaaatgtgatctatccatacaatgggatattatttggccattaaaagaaatgaagcattgatacatgctgcaacatggatgaaccttgaaaacatgaaaaaaaaaatctggtcacaaaagactacatattgtATAATCCCACTTACACCAAATGTTCAGAATATGCTAATCTATAGGtacaaaaagtagattagtggcgGGTGCAGGGGTGGAGGGAAAAGCAAGCCAGAAGGTTCTGCAGCCGCTTCTAGTAGTTTCTAGGCACTGCCCGGGCGCTCGGCCAGGCAGTACTGAGGTGATTGCTGGGGCTGCTCAGCACCACGCGGTACTGGGGTGGTTGCTGGGGCTGCTTGGGACCTGGTGACGTAGTGATTAGAAAGCGGATGGCCAAGTGGGGTGAGGGTGACCCACGCTGGATCGTGGAGGAGCGGGCAGATGCCACCAACGTCAACAACTggcactggggagagagagatgcttcAAATGGGTCCACAGATAAGCTGAAAACACTGTTCCTGGCAGTGCGGGTGCAAAATGAGGAAGGCAAGTGTGAGGTGACAGAAGTGAACAGACTTGATGGAGAGACGTCCATTAACAATCGCAAAGGCAAACTTATCTTCTTTTATGAGTGGAGTATCACGCTAAACTGGACGGGTACCTCTAAGTCTGGAGTGCAGTAGAAGGGACATAAGTCTGGAGTGCAGATCCCCAATTTGTCTGATGAAAACAGCATGGATGAAGTAGAGATTAGTGTGAGCCTTGCCAAAGACGAGCCTGACACAAATCTTGTGGCCTTAATGAAAGAAGAAGGGGTGAAACTTCTCAGAGAAGCAATGGGAATTTACTTCAGCACCCTCAAAACAGAGCTCACGCAAGGCATGATCTTGCCTGCGCTGAATGGAGAGTCAGTAGGCCCCACTGGTCAGCCAGTACCCAAAACTGAGGCGCACAAGGCTAAATCCGCTCCTTCAAAAACCCAGACCAGACCTGTTGGTGTCAGAATCCCCACTTGTAAGATCATCCACCCTTAGAGACACCTTCCTGACATCCCCAGGGGAGCTCTCCACAGTGCTTACCGCCCAAGAGCTGGTTCAGGCCTTTACCCACGCTCCTGCGACGCTAGAAGCAGACAAAGGTGGGAAGTTTCACTGGAAGATGGCAATGTCACTGGGGAATTCACTGATCTGGTCCCTGAGAAACATACTGCGATGATATGGAGGCTCAAATCTTGTCCAAAAGGGCACTTTGCCACCATCACCTTGACCTTCAGTGATAAGAATGGAGAGACTGAACTGTGCGTGGAAGGCTGAGGcaaccctgctcctgaggaggagAGGATACGGCAGGGGGCATCAAATAGACCTTGGGCTCTGGTGCACGCTTATTTTAGAGCCAGCAGCGGGCGCTTCAGCCTGCCCCGCGCTTCAGTCCAGCCCTCTCCTGACTGAGGTTTGAGTCACAAGATTGCACCATCCCAACCACTAACTTGGGGCCGGGGCCCTTTCCCTTGAGTATACCTTGGGTTTGTGCATGTTTTCTGCTGAGTGGGATCAGAGGGCAATTTCTCTTTTATGTGTACATACGCTAAGTAAacgtaattttttttaaaaagtagattagtggttgcatAGGACTTGGTGGGGAaaggggcaggtgagggaggaAGTCTGCTAATGGGTACAAGATTTGGTGGGGGGATGATgataaaaaatgttctaaaattagactgTGGTGATGTTTGCATAACTCTGTATTAATATACTAGAAACCATTAAAGTGTGTGCTTTAAATAgatgaattatatttaaattatatctcaataaagctgttaaacaacaaaaaataactaaCCCCACCACAAAATTCTCTCTGCCCACCACTTCCCTGCTGCTTATTTTCTCATGccactgctccccactgccaTCTCCCCCACTCTGATTCCTGGACCCATTCATTCAACTTTCACCAGTGTTTGCCCCTGTCATCCTCCTCCACCACCGATGACTCACAAGTTGCTCACGGACCTCAGCTCCCCACTCACCTGTCAGGTTTTCATGCTTTCTTGATGTTAACATCACCACAGCTTCAGCTCACACACAGCTTCCACCATCTCCAACTATACAAAGTTCTCC of Eptesicus fuscus isolate TK198812 chromosome 3, DD_ASM_mEF_20220401, whole genome shotgun sequence contains these proteins:
- the LOC103300637 gene encoding 5-hydroxytryptamine receptor 3C-like yields the protein MERGWSGRGGLLLCLTASLLLQGRANTFTINCSGFDQHGVDPLAFRTVFKQKNFRPVINYSIPTQVNISFTLSAILEVDAQLQLLTSFLWLDLTWNNPFISWDPEECGHINQLTVTTENLWLPDIFIVESMDMDQTMEGLSAYVTSDGHIVYSKPMRVTSICRLDIFYFPFDQQNCTFTFSSFLYTVENMLLGMEKEVWEIADTSRDIVSTHGQWELLGINKANPKMSVGSSLFDQIMFYVAIRRRSRRYVINLLVPSSFLMVIDALSFFLPAESENRAPFKITLLLGYNVFLLMMNKLLPASGTPLISVYFALCLSLMVVSLLETIFITYLLHLANTQPPPMPGWLHSLLHYCTSPKILCPTALWKENVGPGLSPTHLPGLTQPRELVGKNLEPREAELTGGSRMTKTQLTDLWVQFSHMMDTFLFRLYLLFLASTIITVIVLWNS